The sequence below is a genomic window from Thermoproteota archaeon.
TCCCGGTAAAAATCCACCAAACATGTTCAAAGTAATTCGTGTTTTTTTACCTGATACTGGCTGTATTCTATGATAGAAATTTGGGTTGATAATTATCAAATCTCCTTTGATTGGTTTGATTTTGACTGATCCCGTATTTGGTTTTATGACTCTATCATAGTATCCAAAATCTATTTTTCTGAACCTTTCATCTGTTTTTTCCCACTTTTGATGAAATACTTGTAATTCTCCTCCTTTATCTGATGACTGAAACGGTAAAACAAATGATATTTGATTTTCAAGACTGCATACATCAAATCCCGGTGCCTCAAAACTTACATTGTCTCTATGTAGGGATGAATTTGATTCATTGTTATGAGTCCTAATTATCCCACATGCATATTTTGAATCATTTTCCTTTGCAATGTCTATGCTGTTGATTTTGCCAATTTTTTTTATTTCTTCATGGATTTTTTTTCTAGGATCTTCAATGCCTTCAAAAATACTTTGAATTAAATTCCGAATAGAATCTGCTCTCCTAAAGTATTCTTCTTTATCATTACGTAAAGAAACCAACGATACCCCGATTTTACTATTATAAAATTTCTTTTTTGAAAAATGATCTAAAACTCTAGTTGAAACGATATCACACAATTCTTTTGAATAAAAATTTTTTAGAATCAATGCAGGAGTTTTCCCTTCTTTCACTAGGCATAATGCTCTTTCTGAGTCTTCATCATCCATCGATTGAATTATGGGATTCCACAATTCTAGTATCCGCCTTGTCCGGAATGTGACACATCTGCAACAAGTAAATTGTCTTTCTTTTCTTTTATTTCACATTTTACAAATTGGTTCATCAGATTTTGTTCTAAAGTGGCAACGGATCTCTGATCTGATTCAACAGGAATACTTACAATATCTGTCTTGTCAATTTCTACTATCTGAATTTCCGGGTAACCTTCTTTGTTAGAGTCTTTTTGATGGGTCACATTTAGCTCAAAAGTATTGTCTGACAAAATTTTTACAACATTTCCCCAAATTATATCTGTCAATTCCTTGCCTCCATTTTATCTGCGACTTGTTTTAGTAATTTAGCTCTCTCTCTAATTGTTACTGCACTTATTCCAGATGCATTTGAAATATCTGTTTGGGATACTGATTCTGCATATTTTGCAGTAGCCAAGTACACCGAAGCTGAGGCCAGTCCAACTGGGTTTTTGCCTTCACACATTCCTAATTTCATTGACTCTGCTAGGATGTCTATTGCAAGTCTTCTTGATTGCTCTGATGCGTTTACCTGATAGGATATTTTGTTGACAAAGTCAGTTGGACTAAAAGTCTCTGGTTTGATGTCAAGCTCCCTTAGTAGCATTCTGTATATTCTCTGCAATGACTTCTTCTTGATATTTGCGGCTTCAGAAATATCCTGAATAGAGCGAGGAGTATTGCTTAATCTGCAGGCCAAATATACCAACGAGCAAAGAATCTCTGCAGTAGATCTTCCAACAAGTATCTTTTTTGTAACACTCTTTCGATACATGAGGGCAGATTTCTGGACAACAGACTCTGGGAGTGATAATTTTGTCTTGAGTGAATCTAAAAGAGTAAATGCCTTAGAGTATGATGCGTTATGTGATTTACTGACTGAGCGTTTGTCCCAAATTCTTAGTCTGTGAAATATTCTTTTATTCTCTCCATTAAGAAATTTTCCAGTAGAGTCTTTATTTACACTCCCAATTAATGTAGAAAGTCCCATATCTGCAAATTTAATACTTGTGGGTGGACCGGTTTGATTTATTTCAACTCCATCATCATTTGTTTTAAAACTAGAAATTACTTCCATAGGCTTTTCATTAATGACAGAGCCACAGTTTTTACAGTTGACTTCGCCTGTACCGTAATCTGTAATTAATTCTAATCTGCCACAGTCTTCTTTGTGAATCATTTTTTTGCCTCACTCAAAAAACATAGTCGTTCCACAGTTTTCACACGACAAACTAAATTCTGTTTTGTCCACCTCGTCATATCCACAATTGATACAGATTTTTACAGATCTGTTAACAACAACATGATCCTCATCATCGTATTTTTGTGCGAAAACATGTGACGTGCTCATACTTCCATAATGCTCTTTCATTTATTTAAAACAGAATCAATTTTTTCACTAGTGCCAAAATAATAATTCTTGATGATTTTTTCTTCCTGATTTTTTTAGTTTCATTACTTTGTTGGCAGCATGAATTCCTAACAAATTATTTTAAAACTATGAAGTACCCAGATTCTTTATGAAAGGTTGTGAAAAGTATTGCCTCATGTAGTATTTGATAAAAAAATTAACCTAGAAGAACTATTTGAAAAATTTAACCCCATAATGCAAAAAGAACCATGTTTGATAAAAATTACAGAGATGTATATTGATAATGAAAAGCGAAAGATGCTTCTTCCAACTGTTGTTATTGATGAAAAGCACCAGGATTTTCTAATTGAGATTTCAACCAATGAGCAAAAGACCACTGTACGCTTGTACCCTAGGACAGATCCTGAAAAGACTGATGGAGTAAAATCCTCATTGGGGCTTGTTGCATCATTCATTGATAAAACAATTCCTGGATTGAATGTTTCAAAGACAAATATCTCCGATTTTATTCCTAATTAGTTAGGCACTAGATACATTTATTGGCACTAGTTTATATAAAATAAACGCAAAATTTCATCCATGAAACAAAAACACATCCAAAAAAATCCTCTGACTAAACATGGGGGGCAAATTTAGATGGACAAGATGCTAATTGGCTCTGGAACTGCACTCTTGGGACTTGGCGCAGGCTTTTTTGCTGCAGGAGCATTTGATCCCAATCTAATATCTGCATTCCAAACCGGAGGAGTACTTTGGTTAG
It includes:
- a CDS encoding 2OG-Fe(II) oxygenase gives rise to the protein MDDEDSERALCLVKEGKTPALILKNFYSKELCDIVSTRVLDHFSKKKFYNSKIGVSLVSLRNDKEEYFRRADSIRNLIQSIFEGIEDPRKKIHEEIKKIGKINSIDIAKENDSKYACGIIRTHNNESNSSLHRDNVSFEAPGFDVCSLENQISFVLPFQSSDKGGELQVFHQKWEKTDERFRKIDFGYYDRVIKPNTGSVKIKPIKGDLIIINPNFYHRIQPVSGKKTRITLNMFGGFLPGKNEILTWS
- a CDS encoding transcription factor TFIIB, with the protein product MIHKEDCGRLELITDYGTGEVNCKNCGSVINEKPMEVISSFKTNDDGVEINQTGPPTSIKFADMGLSTLIGSVNKDSTGKFLNGENKRIFHRLRIWDKRSVSKSHNASYSKAFTLLDSLKTKLSLPESVVQKSALMYRKSVTKKILVGRSTAEILCSLVYLACRLSNTPRSIQDISEAANIKKKSLQRIYRMLLRELDIKPETFSPTDFVNKISYQVNASEQSRRLAIDILAESMKLGMCEGKNPVGLASASVYLATAKYAESVSQTDISNASGISAVTIRERAKLLKQVADKMEARN